From one Syngnathoides biaculeatus isolate LvHL_M chromosome 12, ASM1980259v1, whole genome shotgun sequence genomic stretch:
- the znf365 gene encoding protein ZNF365 yields MQEKVCSEGSGSFHDGGLYLRSPDALHAHPEYPHEYGGFSITGELPADRGGRRPTAAGRGPHVRSLSDGREAAHFLMSRRRTQSVGVGTEDGRNAGGAPQDATPDEVRRRRPVFPLDPDLHADPDLNAEPPGGGCLSGTDAAPSSSAAVCPRGPGDVLRRRLARVRTELARADSQLLCERARSQRLTRQRQEVAEKERSLSRQVDVAVAVIAALKQQINASENELEQRERQVLTIQNFLEAAARQETSGKVRIQFFIENLLRRIAQAETLLENYQPQQTPTGRSKPLRMAKSRSAGCQLSSGLHGNTTPSSGEQRDREQRERLARASRLFCRPERRDDIWNQRQRSAGYEA; encoded by the exons ATGCAGGAGAAGGTTTGTTCAGAAGGTTCCGGTTCTTTCCACGACGGGGGGCTGTATTTACGCAGCCCCGACGCCCTCCACGCCCACCCGGAGTACCCGCACGAGTACGGCGGCTTCAGCATCACAGGCGAGCTCCCGGCGGACCGCGGGGGGCGGCGCCCGACGGCCGCCGGGCGGGGTCCTCACGTGCGCTCGCTGAGCGACGGCAGGGAAGCCGCCCACTTCCTGATGTCCAGGAGGAGGACCCAGAGCGTGGGGGTGGGCACGGAGGACGGACGGAACGCCGGCGGCGCCCCGCAGGACGCGACCCCGGACGAGGTGCGACGTCGTCGCCCGGTTTTCCCTCTGGACCCGGACCTCCACGCAGACCCGGACCTGAACGCAGAGCCGCCCG GGGGTGGCTGTCTTTCGGGGACGGACGCCGCCCCGTCTTCCTCGGCGGCCGTTTGCCCTCGCGGTCCGGGCGACGTCCTGCGGCGGCGGCTGGCCCGCGTCCGGACGGAGCTGGCGCGGGCCGACTCGCAGCTGCTGTGCGAGCGCGCCCGCTCGCAGCGTCTGACCCGCCAGAGGCAGGAAGTGGCGGAGAAGGAGCGCTCGTTGAGTCGGCAGGTGGACGTCGCCGTCGCCGTCATCGCTGCCCTCAAGCAGCAGATCAACGCCTCTGAAAACGAACTCGAGCAGCGGGAgag GCAGGTCTTGACCATCCAGAACTTTCTGGAAGCGGCCGCGCGCCAAGAGACCAGCGGAAAAGTCCGAATCCAGTTCTTCATCGAGAACCTCCTCAGACGCATCGCGCAGGCCGAGACCCTCTTGGAGAACTACCAG CCGCAGCAGACGCCGACCGGTCGCAGCAAACCTCTCAGGATGGCCAAAAGCAG GTCGGCGGGATGTCAGCTGTCGTCcggtctccacggcaacacGACCCCGTCGTCGGGGGAGCAGCGCGATCGCGAGCAGCGCGAACGCCTGGCGCGCGCCTCGCGCCTCTTCTGCCGACCCGAACGCCGAGACGACATCTGGAACCAGCGGCAGCGCTCGGCGGGCTACGAGGCGTGA